Proteins from a genomic interval of Arachis hypogaea cultivar Tifrunner chromosome 10, arahy.Tifrunner.gnm2.J5K5, whole genome shotgun sequence:
- the LOC112714937 gene encoding sterol 3-beta-glucosyltransferase UGT80B1 isoform X1 codes for MERTKPKAVFMAFGTKGDVYPLSAIAAAFACDQKQYEVILITHSAHQSLSSHLAEKHVEYCPVSSPPVLSAEQNNDLEGKEDLSFSLQKKKITRDHRQECYSLIERIFGDGSALDGDVIVINFFALEGWSLAESFCVRCVVAAPYVVPYSAPATFESQFQRELPLLYRYLTESPSGKVCWQDVIHWMWPLFTENWGLWRNENLHLSSCPFTDPVTGIPTWHQRPQSPLVMYGFSKEVVECPAYWPPKVRVCGFWFPPIEWQFTCKRCQEVSVYFSSGGQYAKDDLCPSHLELHNFIKTNPVFVGLSSVGSMGFLKDPHAFLSVLQTVLNTTRYRFILFTAGYEPLELIVRKLAAEESSDQKKWNEDCVCLCDGQLFCFFGSLPYSWLFKNCAAVIHHGGSGTTAAALQAGTPQVVCPFMLDQFYWAERMHWLGVSPEPLSRNHLVPDKNDETSVQEAAHVLSKAIHDALSSRVKGRAAEISERISLEDGVSEAVKCLKEELGIN; via the exons ATGGAGAGAACGAAACCAAAAGCAGTGTTCATGGCTTTCGGAACCAAAGGCGACGTGTACCCTCTTTCT GCCATTGCTGCAGCTTTTGCTTGTGACCAGAAGCAGTATGAAGTCATTCTAATAACTCATTCCGCACACCAG AGCTTAAGTTCTCACTTGGCTGAAAAGCATGTCGAATATTGCCCAGTTTCATCTCCTCCGGTTCTTTCTGCTGAGCAGAATAATGATTTGGAAG GGAAGGAAGATTTATCCTTTTCCttgcaaaaaaagaaaattacacgAGATCATCGACAAGAATGCTATTCTTTAATTGAGAGGATATTTGGAGATGGCTCTGCCTTGGATGGTGACGTTATTGTGATAAATTTTTTTGCTTTG GAAGGATGGAGCCTTGCAGAAAGTTTTTGTGTCCGTTGTGTTGTAGCTGCACCTTATGTGGTTCCATATAG TGCACCTGCAACATTTGAAAGCCAATTCCAACGAGaacttcctcttttgtatagataTCTCACTGAATCTCCTTCTGGCAAG GTTTGCTGGCAGGATGTTATTCACTGGATGTGGCCTCTTTTCACAGAAAATTGGGGATTGTGGAGAAATGAGAACCTGCATCTGAGTTCATGTCCTTTTACA GATCCAGTGACAGGAATTCCGACTTGGCATCAAAGGCCACAATCTCCTCTAGTAAT GTATGGGTTTAGTAAAGAAGTTGTTGAATGCCCTG CATACTGGCCACCGAAAGTACGGGTTTGTGGATTTTGGTTTCCACCTATTGAATGGCAGTTTACATGTAAGAGATGTCAAGAAGTTTCAGTATATTTTTCATCTGGAGGCCAATATGCTAAAGATGACTTATGTCCGAGTCATTTGGAGTTGCATAATTTTATAAAGACTAATCCAGTTTTTGTTGGGTTGAGTTCCGTTGGGAG CATGGGTTTTTTGAAAGACCCCCATGCATTTCTTTCTGTTCTTCAGACTGTCCTGAACACTACAAGGTACAGATTTATTCTCTTTACAGCTGGCTATGAACCTTTAGAATTGATTGTTCGTAAGCTTGCTGCTGAAGAATCATCTGACCAGAAAAAATGGAATGAAGATTGTGTTTGTCTTTGTGATGGACAACTCTTTTGCTTTTTTGG TTCCCTACCCTATAGTTGGCTCTTCAAAAACTGTGCTGCTGTGATTCATCATGGAGGCAG TGGAACTACTGCTGCTGCATTACAAGCAGGCACGCCTCAG GTAGTGTGCCCTTTCATGCTAGATCAGTTCTACTGGGCCGAGAGAATGCACTGGCTCGGGGTTTCGCCAGAACCGCTCAGTAGAAACCATTTGGTTCCTGATAAAAATGATGAAACAAGTGTACAGGAAGCTGCACATGTGCTATCAAAGGCAATACATGATGCATTATCATCAAGAGTCAAAGGAAGAGCTGCAGAAATCTCTGAAAGAATATCACTTGAG GACGGTGTATCAGAAGCAGTTAAGTGCCTTAAAGAAGAGCTTGGTATAAATTGA
- the LOC112714937 gene encoding sterol 3-beta-glucosyltransferase UGT80A2 isoform X2, which produces MERTKPKAVFMAFGTKGDVYPLSAIAAAFACDQKQYEVILITHSAHQSLSSHLAEKHVEYCPVSSPPVLSAEQNNDLEGKEDLSFSLQKKKITRDHRQECYSLIERIFGDGSALDGDVIVINFFALEGWSLAESFCVRCVVAAPYVVPYSAPATFESQFQRELPLLYRYLTESPSGKVCWQDVIHWMWPLFTENWGLWRNENLHLSSCPFTDPVTGIPTWHQRPQSPLVMYGFSKEVVECPAYWPPKVRVCGFWFPPIEWQFTCKRCQEVSVYFSSGGQYAKDDLCPSHLELHNFIKTNPVFVGLSSVGSMGFLKDPHAFLSVLQTVLNTTSSLPYSWLFKNCAAVIHHGGSGTTAAALQAGTPQVVCPFMLDQFYWAERMHWLGVSPEPLSRNHLVPDKNDETSVQEAAHVLSKAIHDALSSRVKGRAAEISERISLEDGVSEAVKCLKEELGIN; this is translated from the exons ATGGAGAGAACGAAACCAAAAGCAGTGTTCATGGCTTTCGGAACCAAAGGCGACGTGTACCCTCTTTCT GCCATTGCTGCAGCTTTTGCTTGTGACCAGAAGCAGTATGAAGTCATTCTAATAACTCATTCCGCACACCAG AGCTTAAGTTCTCACTTGGCTGAAAAGCATGTCGAATATTGCCCAGTTTCATCTCCTCCGGTTCTTTCTGCTGAGCAGAATAATGATTTGGAAG GGAAGGAAGATTTATCCTTTTCCttgcaaaaaaagaaaattacacgAGATCATCGACAAGAATGCTATTCTTTAATTGAGAGGATATTTGGAGATGGCTCTGCCTTGGATGGTGACGTTATTGTGATAAATTTTTTTGCTTTG GAAGGATGGAGCCTTGCAGAAAGTTTTTGTGTCCGTTGTGTTGTAGCTGCACCTTATGTGGTTCCATATAG TGCACCTGCAACATTTGAAAGCCAATTCCAACGAGaacttcctcttttgtatagataTCTCACTGAATCTCCTTCTGGCAAG GTTTGCTGGCAGGATGTTATTCACTGGATGTGGCCTCTTTTCACAGAAAATTGGGGATTGTGGAGAAATGAGAACCTGCATCTGAGTTCATGTCCTTTTACA GATCCAGTGACAGGAATTCCGACTTGGCATCAAAGGCCACAATCTCCTCTAGTAAT GTATGGGTTTAGTAAAGAAGTTGTTGAATGCCCTG CATACTGGCCACCGAAAGTACGGGTTTGTGGATTTTGGTTTCCACCTATTGAATGGCAGTTTACATGTAAGAGATGTCAAGAAGTTTCAGTATATTTTTCATCTGGAGGCCAATATGCTAAAGATGACTTATGTCCGAGTCATTTGGAGTTGCATAATTTTATAAAGACTAATCCAGTTTTTGTTGGGTTGAGTTCCGTTGGGAG CATGGGTTTTTTGAAAGACCCCCATGCATTTCTTTCTGTTCTTCAGACTGTCCTGAACACTACAAG TTCCCTACCCTATAGTTGGCTCTTCAAAAACTGTGCTGCTGTGATTCATCATGGAGGCAG TGGAACTACTGCTGCTGCATTACAAGCAGGCACGCCTCAG GTAGTGTGCCCTTTCATGCTAGATCAGTTCTACTGGGCCGAGAGAATGCACTGGCTCGGGGTTTCGCCAGAACCGCTCAGTAGAAACCATTTGGTTCCTGATAAAAATGATGAAACAAGTGTACAGGAAGCTGCACATGTGCTATCAAAGGCAATACATGATGCATTATCATCAAGAGTCAAAGGAAGAGCTGCAGAAATCTCTGAAAGAATATCACTTGAG GACGGTGTATCAGAAGCAGTTAAGTGCCTTAAAGAAGAGCTTGGTATAAATTGA
- the LOC112714939 gene encoding katanin p80 WD40 repeat-containing subunit B1 homolog KTN80.3-like, which yields MSLVQGRLTLQKQCELSYFEHTFEYCKPSCENVSKKVISSVGVWSLTKDYSWDTIICHDSVDVRWTTLGDLLINGKLLGCLYYRNFVVVCVADISGVFIFL from the exons ATGTCTTTGGTTCAAGGGAGGCTTACCCTTCAAAAGCAGTGCGAGCTGAGTTACTTTGAGCATACTTTCGAGTACTG CAAGCCCAGTTGTGAGAATGTTTCCAAAAAGGTTATCTCATCAGTAGGGGTGTGGTCATTAACAAAGGATTATTCATGGGATACTATTATTTGTCATGATTCTGTTGATGTGAGATGGACAACACTTGGTGATCTCTTAATTAATGGAAAACTTTTGGGATGCTTATACTACCGAAACTTTGTTGTAGTCTGTGTAGCAGATATATCG GGAGTTTTCATATTTTTGTAA
- the LOC112714938 gene encoding uncharacterized protein, with protein MYTLMNMAPTTLSYLLSSANLHRFPSPNPNPNFLHPRTTTQFLTFASNSSPQNSTATPPPPTPPPPEPSEKKSFAVSTGELLLGIATRLIKGSRGGSIVADSSSASVKEEERIGAVVEDEIQPDVIWEQRVKDVEAERKRRVVTSPGFSFSAAGLLFPYHLGVAQFLIENGYIKETTPLAGSSAGAIVCAVIASGASMEEGLNATKILAADCRDRGTAFRLGAVLRDVLEKFLPDDVHVRSNGRVRVAVTQLLWRPRGLLVDQFDSKEDLINAVFTSSFIPGYLAPRPATRFRNRLCVDGGLTLFMPPTSATRTVRVCAFPASRLGLQGIGISPDCNPENVTSPRQLFNWALEPADDAILDRLFQLGYLDAAVWAKENPVEEIVQDGSPALGNSIAE; from the exons ATGTACACGTTGATGAACATGGCTCCTACTACACTCTCCTATCTTCTCTCATCGGCAAATCTTCACCGTTTCCCTTccccaaaccctaaccctaatttcctCCATCCGCGTACCACCACCCAATTCCTCACCTTCGCATCCAATTCTTCACCGCAAAACTCCACCGCCACTCCTCCTCCTCCCACTCCGCCTCCGCCGGAACCCTCCGAGAAGAAATCATTTGCGGTGTCCACCGGCGAGCTGTTATTAGGTATCGCGACGCGCCTGATCAAGGGCAGCAGGGGAGGAAGCATCGTAGCGGATTCCTCTTCGGCTTCGGTGAAAGAGGAGGAGAGGATTGGTGCGGTGGTGGAGGATGAGATCCAACCCGACGTCATTTGGGAGCAGAGAGTGAAGGACGTTGAAGCTGAGCGCAAACGCAGAGTCGTCACAAGCCCTGGCTTTAGTTTCTCTGCTGCTGGTCTTCTCTTCCCTTACCATCTTGGTGTTGCTCAATTCCTCATTGAAAATGGTTACATCAAG GAAACTACTCCTTTAGCTGGTTCCTCTGCAGGAGCTATAGTATGTGCTGTGATTGCTTCTGGAGCTAGCATGGAAGAAGGCTTGAATGCTACTAAAATCTTGGCTGCCGATTGCCGCGACAGGGGAACTGCATTTCGACTTGGG GCTGTTCTACGGGACGTTCTTGAGAAATTTTTGCCAGATGATGTTCATGTCAGATCGAATGGGAGAGTTCGGG TTGCTGTGACACAGCTTCTTTGGAGACCCAGGGGTTTGCTGGTGGATCAGTTTGATTCTAAGGAAGATCTCATCAATGCAGTTTTTACTTCTTCCTTCATTCCAGG ATATCTTGCACCAAGACCAGCAACAAGGTTTAGAAATCGACTATGCGTTGATGGGGGCTTGACATTGTTTATGCCACCAACATCTGCAACACGAACG GTTCGTGTTTGTGCTTTCCCAGCTAGCCGATTGGGATTGCAAGGGATAGGGATTAGTCCAGATTGCAATCCTGAAAATGTTACTAGCCCCCGACAG CTTTTCAATTGGGCTCTCGAGCCAGCAGATGATGCAATTCTTGATAGACTCTTTCAGCTTGGATATTTAGATGCTGCTGTCTGGGCGAAGGAAAACCCAGTCGAAGAAATAGTTCAAGATGGTAGTCCTGCGCTTGGAAATAGCATTGCAGAATAG
- the LOC112714937 gene encoding sterol 3-beta-glucosyltransferase UGT80B1 isoform X3 → MERTKPKAVFMAFGTKGDVYPLSAIAAAFACDQKQYEVILITHSAHQEGWSLAESFCVRCVVAAPYVVPYSAPATFESQFQRELPLLYRYLTESPSGKVCWQDVIHWMWPLFTENWGLWRNENLHLSSCPFTDPVTGIPTWHQRPQSPLVMYGFSKEVVECPAYWPPKVRVCGFWFPPIEWQFTCKRCQEVSVYFSSGGQYAKDDLCPSHLELHNFIKTNPVFVGLSSVGSMGFLKDPHAFLSVLQTVLNTTRYRFILFTAGYEPLELIVRKLAAEESSDQKKWNEDCVCLCDGQLFCFFGSLPYSWLFKNCAAVIHHGGSGTTAAALQAGTPQVVCPFMLDQFYWAERMHWLGVSPEPLSRNHLVPDKNDETSVQEAAHVLSKAIHDALSSRVKGRAAEISERISLEDGVSEAVKCLKEELGIN, encoded by the exons ATGGAGAGAACGAAACCAAAAGCAGTGTTCATGGCTTTCGGAACCAAAGGCGACGTGTACCCTCTTTCT GCCATTGCTGCAGCTTTTGCTTGTGACCAGAAGCAGTATGAAGTCATTCTAATAACTCATTCCGCACACCAG GAAGGATGGAGCCTTGCAGAAAGTTTTTGTGTCCGTTGTGTTGTAGCTGCACCTTATGTGGTTCCATATAG TGCACCTGCAACATTTGAAAGCCAATTCCAACGAGaacttcctcttttgtatagataTCTCACTGAATCTCCTTCTGGCAAG GTTTGCTGGCAGGATGTTATTCACTGGATGTGGCCTCTTTTCACAGAAAATTGGGGATTGTGGAGAAATGAGAACCTGCATCTGAGTTCATGTCCTTTTACA GATCCAGTGACAGGAATTCCGACTTGGCATCAAAGGCCACAATCTCCTCTAGTAAT GTATGGGTTTAGTAAAGAAGTTGTTGAATGCCCTG CATACTGGCCACCGAAAGTACGGGTTTGTGGATTTTGGTTTCCACCTATTGAATGGCAGTTTACATGTAAGAGATGTCAAGAAGTTTCAGTATATTTTTCATCTGGAGGCCAATATGCTAAAGATGACTTATGTCCGAGTCATTTGGAGTTGCATAATTTTATAAAGACTAATCCAGTTTTTGTTGGGTTGAGTTCCGTTGGGAG CATGGGTTTTTTGAAAGACCCCCATGCATTTCTTTCTGTTCTTCAGACTGTCCTGAACACTACAAGGTACAGATTTATTCTCTTTACAGCTGGCTATGAACCTTTAGAATTGATTGTTCGTAAGCTTGCTGCTGAAGAATCATCTGACCAGAAAAAATGGAATGAAGATTGTGTTTGTCTTTGTGATGGACAACTCTTTTGCTTTTTTGG TTCCCTACCCTATAGTTGGCTCTTCAAAAACTGTGCTGCTGTGATTCATCATGGAGGCAG TGGAACTACTGCTGCTGCATTACAAGCAGGCACGCCTCAG GTAGTGTGCCCTTTCATGCTAGATCAGTTCTACTGGGCCGAGAGAATGCACTGGCTCGGGGTTTCGCCAGAACCGCTCAGTAGAAACCATTTGGTTCCTGATAAAAATGATGAAACAAGTGTACAGGAAGCTGCACATGTGCTATCAAAGGCAATACATGATGCATTATCATCAAGAGTCAAAGGAAGAGCTGCAGAAATCTCTGAAAGAATATCACTTGAG GACGGTGTATCAGAAGCAGTTAAGTGCCTTAAAGAAGAGCTTGGTATAAATTGA
- the LOC112718148 gene encoding protein SUPPRESSOR OF GENE SILENCING 3-like, with protein MADGSADPFPELGKVYRVKSNRQNKKGANDIKFNSKQNADSRQPQNQPGGSAPRPWFPQNFGSNAWGNPNAPHKLVNQGSDKSAGFNSSKVVDKSNSQKNMACGNGVSCEISDEETVESESEIVFDSDDELSLDGNDEDTLEISHERCKKSKWFRNFFDKLDRMTTEQINSQEMSLHCPACQGGVGAIDWYQGLQPLLIHSRTIQSRRARLHRVFADTLEEECNRKRIPLRAANEAYGKWEGLDKKVKDHEIVWPPMVVIMNTRHEQDENNKWYGMGNQELLDCFSNYAAQKARHSYGPQGHRGMSMLIFDASPAGYLEAVRLHKHFKEQGRDKEAWNLCQNPIVPGGKRQLYGYLASREDMDIFNWHCAGKSKLKFEMRSYQDTVESKIKHINDDSRLLGYFKDKIAKEQLKSKVLEESLSRMTGKLRITMEENLVMRERVKEHHQESTEEMDAQEIFFKQQLQIIEQAIVSKEDDYDVLQQARLEKGVEENIHSVEKVIGFLSVEESRMKQFGEVRINIAKIYHQKMMALRKKQFEEQLELVKDLENELTQLLDNASAISQEENSQK; from the exons ATGGCTGATGGTAGTGCTGATCCTTTTCCAGAGTTGGGAAAAGTGTATAGAGTGAAATCTAATCGACAGAACAAGAAAGGAGCTAACGATATCAAATTCAATTCTAAACAAAATGCTGACTCTAGGCAGCCACAGAACCAACCCGGTGGAAGTGCTCCAAGACCTTGGTTTCCTCAGAATTTTGGTTCAAATGCATGGGGAAATCCAAATGCACCTCACAAATTGGTGAACCAGGGCAGTGACAAATCAGCAGGTTTTAACAGCAGCAAAGTGGTGGACAAGAGCAATTCCCAAAAGAACATGGCATGTGGAAATGGAGTTTCTTGTGAAATAAGTGATGAAGAAACCGTTGAAAGTGAGTCTGAAATTGTGTTTGATAGTGATGATGAGCTTTCTTTAGATGGCAACGATGAAGATACTCTCGAGATAAGCCATGAAAGGTGCAAGAAAAGCAAGTGGTTCAGAAATTTCTTTGACAAATTAGATAGAATGACCACTGAACAAATCAATTCACAAGAGATGTCATTGCATTGCCCTGCATGCCAAGGGGGTGTTGGGGCTATTGATTGGTACCAAGGGCTACAGCCCCTTCTGATTCATTCAAGGACAATACAATCAAGGAGGGCAAGGCTGCACCGAGTGTTTGCCGACACTTTGGAGGAGGAGTGCAACAGGAAAAGAATTCCATTGAGGGCAGCTAACGAAGCTTATGGTAAATGGGAGGGCCTTGATAAGAAAGTAAAGGATCATGAAATAGTTTGGCCTCCAATGGTTGTCATAATGAATACAAGACATGAGCAAGATGAAAACAATAAG TGGTATGGAATGGGGAATCAAGAGCTCCTTGATTGCTTCAGTAACTATGCTGCACAAAAGGCTAGGCACTCATATGGTCCACAAGGACACCGGGGGATGagtatgttgatttttgatgCATCACCAGCAGGTTATTTAGAAGCTGTGCGCCTCCACAAGCATTTCAAAGAGCAGGGAAGAGACAAGGAGGCATGGAACCTATGTCAGAATCCAATTGTTCCAGGTGGGAAGCGCCAACTTTATGGCTACTTGGCTTCTAGAGAAGATATGGATATTTTCAACTGGCACTGTGCag GAAAGTCAAAATTGAAGTTTGAAATGAGATCATACCAAGACACAGTAGAGAGCAAGATAAAGCACATAAATGATGATAGTCGATTGCTTGGATATTTTAAGGATAAGATAGCTAAAGAACAATTGAAATCAAAAGTTCTTGAAGAGTCTTTATCTAGAATGACTGGAAAATTACGCATCACAATGGAAGAAAACCTTGTTATGAGGGAGCGTGTTAAAGAACATCATCAAGAGAGCACAGAGGAG ATGGATGCACAAGAGATATTTTTCAAACAGCAACTCCAAATCATAGAGCAAGCTATAGTTTCAAAAGAAGATGACTATGACGTTTTGCAGCAAGCAAGGCTAGAGAAAGGGGTAGAGGAAAACATACATAG TGTTGAGAAAGTCATTGGTTTCCTAAGTGTTGAAGAGAGCAGGATGAAGCAATTTGGGGAGGTGAGAATTAATATTGCAAAAATTTATCACCAGAAGATGATGGCTCTGAGGAAGAAGCAGTTCGAAGAGCAGCTTGAACTTGTGAAGGATTTGGAAAATGAACTGACTCAACTTTTGGACAATGCTTCAGCCATTTCTCAAGAAGAAAACTCTCAGAAATGA